The following are from one region of the Mustela lutreola isolate mMusLut2 chromosome 9, mMusLut2.pri, whole genome shotgun sequence genome:
- the LOC131808568 gene encoding tyrosine-protein kinase ZAP-70 isoform X1: MPDPAAHLPFFYGSISRAEAEEHLKLAGMADGLFLLRQCLRSLGGYVLSLVHDVRFHHFPIERQLNGTYAIAGGKAHCGPAELCEFYSRDPDGLPCNLRKPCNRPSGLEPQPGVFDCLRDAMVRDYVRQTWKLEGEALEQAIISQAPQVEKLIATTAHERMPWYHSSLTREEAERKLYSGSQTDGKFLLRPRKEQGTYALSLIYGKTVYHYLISQDKAGKYCIPEGTKFDTLWQLVEYLKLKADGLIYCLKDACPNTSASAEAAAPTLPAHPSTLTHAHRRIDTSSDGYTPEPARLVSSEKAQSMPMDTSVYESPYSDPEELKDKKLFLKRDNLLMADIELGCGNFGSVRQGVYRMRKKQIDVAIKVLKHSTEKTDKDEMMREAQIMHQLDNPYIVRLIGVCQAEALMLVMEMAGGGPLHKFLLGKKEDIPISNVAELLHQVSMGMKYLEEKNFVHRDLAARNVLLVNRHYAKISDFGLSKALGADDSYYTARSAGKWPLKWYAPECFNFRKFSSRSDVWSYGVTMWEAFSYGQKPYKKMKGPEVINFIEQGKRMECPAECPPEMYALMSDCWIYKWEDRPDFQAVEQRMRTYYYSVASKAEGPPGCGKGPEAASA, translated from the exons ATGCCGGACCCCGCGGCGCACCTGCCCTTCTTCTACGGCAGCATCTCGCGCGCCGAGGCCGAGGAGCACCTGAAGCTGGCGGGCATGGCCGACGGGCTCTTCCTGCTGCGCCAGTGCCTGCGCTCGCTGGGAGGCTATGTGCTGTCGCTCGTGCACGACGTGCGCTTCCACCACTTCCCCATTGAGCGCCAGCTCAACGGCACTTACGCCATCGCCGGCGGTAAGGCGCACTGTGGCCCCGCGGAGCTGTGCGAGTTCTACTCGCGCGATCCCGACGGGCTGCCCTGCAACCTGCGCAAGCCGTGCAACCGGCCGTCGGGCCTCGAGCCGCAGCCCGGCGTTTTCGACTGCCTGCGCGACGCCATGGTGCGCGACTACGTGCGCCAGACATGGAAGCTGGAG GGCGAGGCCCTGGAACAGGCCATCATCAGCCAGGCTCCCCAGGTGGAGAAGCTCATTGCCACAACAGCTCACGAGCGGATGCCCTGGTACCACAGCAGCCTGACCCGCGAGGAGGCAGAGCGCAAACTCTATTCCGGCTCGCAGACAGACGGCAAGTTTCT GTTGAGGCCCCGGAAGGAGCAGGGCACTTATGCACTGTCCCTGATCTATGGGAAAACTGTGTACCACTACCTTATCAGCCAGGACAAGGCGGGCAAATACTGTATTCCTGAGGGGACCAAGTTTGACACGCTCTGGCAG CTGGTGGAGTacctgaagctgaaggcagatgggcTCATCTACTGTCTGAAGGATGCCTGCCCCAATACCAGTGCCAGCGCAG AGGCTGCTGCTCCCACACTCCCGGCCCACCCATCCACGCTCACCCAC GCTCACAGACGGATTGACACCAGCTCAGATGGGTACACCCCGGAACCAG caCGCCTAGTGTCCTCAGAGAAAGCACAGTCAATGCCCATGGACACGAGTGTGTATGAGAGCCCATACAGTGACCCCGAGGAGCTCAAGGACAAGAAGCTCTTCCTGAAGCGGGACAACCTCCTCATGGCTGACATAGAACTTGGCTGTGGCAACTTTGGCTCAGTACGCCAGGGTGTCTACCGCATGCGCAA GAAGCAGATTGATGTGGCCATTAAGGTGCTGAAGCACAGCACGGAGAAGACAGACAAGGATGAGATGATGCGCGAGGCACAGATCATGCACCAGCTGGACAACCCCTACATCGTGCGGCTCATCGGCGTCTGCCAGGCTGAGGCCCTCATGCTGGTCATGGAGATGGCGGGTGGCGGTCCCCTGCACAAGTTCCTGCTTGGGAAGAA GGAGGACATCCCCATCAGCAATGTAGCCGAGCTGCTGCACCAGGTGTCCATGGGGATGAAATACCTGGAGGAGAAAAACTTCGTGCACCGTGACCTGGCGGCCCGCAATGTCCTGCTGGTCAACCGGCACTACGCCAAGATCAGCGACTTCGGTCTCTCCAAGGCGTTGGGTGCTGATGACAGCTACTACACC GCCCGCTCGGCAGGGAAGTGGCCACTCAAATGGTATGCACCCGAGTGCTTCAACTTCCGCAAGTTCTCCAGCCGCAGTGATGTCTGGAGCTATGGGGTCACCATGTGGGAAGCCTTCTCCTATGGCCAGAAGCCCTACAAG AAGATGAAAGGCCCCGAGGTCATAAACTTCATCGAGCAGGGCAAGCGGATGGAGTGCCCGGCAGAATGTCCGCCTGAAATGTACGCGCTCATGAGTGACTGCTGGATCTACAA GTGGGAGGACCGCCCGGACTTCCAGGCCGTGGAGCAGCGCATGCGCACCTACTATTACAGCGTGGCAAGCAAAGCTGAAGGCCCCCCAGGGTGTGGAAAGGGGCCGGAGGCTGCTTCTGCTTGA
- the LOC131808568 gene encoding tyrosine-protein kinase ZAP-70 isoform X3 — protein MSLGLSGEALEQAIISQAPQVEKLIATTAHERMPWYHSSLTREEAERKLYSGSQTDGKFLLRPRKEQGTYALSLIYGKTVYHYLISQDKAGKYCIPEGTKFDTLWQLVEYLKLKADGLIYCLKDACPNTSASAEAAAPTLPAHPSTLTHAHRRIDTSSDGYTPEPARLVSSEKAQSMPMDTSVYESPYSDPEELKDKKLFLKRDNLLMADIELGCGNFGSVRQGVYRMRKKQIDVAIKVLKHSTEKTDKDEMMREAQIMHQLDNPYIVRLIGVCQAEALMLVMEMAGGGPLHKFLLGKKEDIPISNVAELLHQVSMGMKYLEEKNFVHRDLAARNVLLVNRHYAKISDFGLSKALGADDSYYTARSAGKWPLKWYAPECFNFRKFSSRSDVWSYGVTMWEAFSYGQKPYKKMKGPEVINFIEQGKRMECPAECPPEMYALMSDCWIYKWEDRPDFQAVEQRMRTYYYSVASKAEGPPGCGKGPEAASA, from the exons ATGAGTTTGGGGCTGTCT GGCGAGGCCCTGGAACAGGCCATCATCAGCCAGGCTCCCCAGGTGGAGAAGCTCATTGCCACAACAGCTCACGAGCGGATGCCCTGGTACCACAGCAGCCTGACCCGCGAGGAGGCAGAGCGCAAACTCTATTCCGGCTCGCAGACAGACGGCAAGTTTCT GTTGAGGCCCCGGAAGGAGCAGGGCACTTATGCACTGTCCCTGATCTATGGGAAAACTGTGTACCACTACCTTATCAGCCAGGACAAGGCGGGCAAATACTGTATTCCTGAGGGGACCAAGTTTGACACGCTCTGGCAG CTGGTGGAGTacctgaagctgaaggcagatgggcTCATCTACTGTCTGAAGGATGCCTGCCCCAATACCAGTGCCAGCGCAG AGGCTGCTGCTCCCACACTCCCGGCCCACCCATCCACGCTCACCCAC GCTCACAGACGGATTGACACCAGCTCAGATGGGTACACCCCGGAACCAG caCGCCTAGTGTCCTCAGAGAAAGCACAGTCAATGCCCATGGACACGAGTGTGTATGAGAGCCCATACAGTGACCCCGAGGAGCTCAAGGACAAGAAGCTCTTCCTGAAGCGGGACAACCTCCTCATGGCTGACATAGAACTTGGCTGTGGCAACTTTGGCTCAGTACGCCAGGGTGTCTACCGCATGCGCAA GAAGCAGATTGATGTGGCCATTAAGGTGCTGAAGCACAGCACGGAGAAGACAGACAAGGATGAGATGATGCGCGAGGCACAGATCATGCACCAGCTGGACAACCCCTACATCGTGCGGCTCATCGGCGTCTGCCAGGCTGAGGCCCTCATGCTGGTCATGGAGATGGCGGGTGGCGGTCCCCTGCACAAGTTCCTGCTTGGGAAGAA GGAGGACATCCCCATCAGCAATGTAGCCGAGCTGCTGCACCAGGTGTCCATGGGGATGAAATACCTGGAGGAGAAAAACTTCGTGCACCGTGACCTGGCGGCCCGCAATGTCCTGCTGGTCAACCGGCACTACGCCAAGATCAGCGACTTCGGTCTCTCCAAGGCGTTGGGTGCTGATGACAGCTACTACACC GCCCGCTCGGCAGGGAAGTGGCCACTCAAATGGTATGCACCCGAGTGCTTCAACTTCCGCAAGTTCTCCAGCCGCAGTGATGTCTGGAGCTATGGGGTCACCATGTGGGAAGCCTTCTCCTATGGCCAGAAGCCCTACAAG AAGATGAAAGGCCCCGAGGTCATAAACTTCATCGAGCAGGGCAAGCGGATGGAGTGCCCGGCAGAATGTCCGCCTGAAATGTACGCGCTCATGAGTGACTGCTGGATCTACAA GTGGGAGGACCGCCCGGACTTCCAGGCCGTGGAGCAGCGCATGCGCACCTACTATTACAGCGTGGCAAGCAAAGCTGAAGGCCCCCCAGGGTGTGGAAAGGGGCCGGAGGCTGCTTCTGCTTGA
- the LOC131808568 gene encoding tyrosine-protein kinase ZAP-70 isoform X2: MPWYHSSLTREEAERKLYSGSQTDGKFLLRPRKEQGTYALSLIYGKTVYHYLISQDKAGKYCIPEGTKFDTLWQLVEYLKLKADGLIYCLKDACPNTSASAEAAAPTLPAHPSTLTHAHRRIDTSSDGYTPEPARLVSSEKAQSMPMDTSVYESPYSDPEELKDKKLFLKRDNLLMADIELGCGNFGSVRQGVYRMRKKQIDVAIKVLKHSTEKTDKDEMMREAQIMHQLDNPYIVRLIGVCQAEALMLVMEMAGGGPLHKFLLGKKEDIPISNVAELLHQVSMGMKYLEEKNFVHRDLAARNVLLVNRHYAKISDFGLSKALGADDSYYTARSAGKWPLKWYAPECFNFRKFSSRSDVWSYGVTMWEAFSYGQKPYKKMKGPEVINFIEQGKRMECPAECPPEMYALMSDCWIYKWEDRPDFQAVEQRMRTYYYSVASKAEGPPGCGKGPEAASA, from the exons ATGCCCTGGTACCACAGCAGCCTGACCCGCGAGGAGGCAGAGCGCAAACTCTATTCCGGCTCGCAGACAGACGGCAAGTTTCT GTTGAGGCCCCGGAAGGAGCAGGGCACTTATGCACTGTCCCTGATCTATGGGAAAACTGTGTACCACTACCTTATCAGCCAGGACAAGGCGGGCAAATACTGTATTCCTGAGGGGACCAAGTTTGACACGCTCTGGCAG CTGGTGGAGTacctgaagctgaaggcagatgggcTCATCTACTGTCTGAAGGATGCCTGCCCCAATACCAGTGCCAGCGCAG AGGCTGCTGCTCCCACACTCCCGGCCCACCCATCCACGCTCACCCAC GCTCACAGACGGATTGACACCAGCTCAGATGGGTACACCCCGGAACCAG caCGCCTAGTGTCCTCAGAGAAAGCACAGTCAATGCCCATGGACACGAGTGTGTATGAGAGCCCATACAGTGACCCCGAGGAGCTCAAGGACAAGAAGCTCTTCCTGAAGCGGGACAACCTCCTCATGGCTGACATAGAACTTGGCTGTGGCAACTTTGGCTCAGTACGCCAGGGTGTCTACCGCATGCGCAA GAAGCAGATTGATGTGGCCATTAAGGTGCTGAAGCACAGCACGGAGAAGACAGACAAGGATGAGATGATGCGCGAGGCACAGATCATGCACCAGCTGGACAACCCCTACATCGTGCGGCTCATCGGCGTCTGCCAGGCTGAGGCCCTCATGCTGGTCATGGAGATGGCGGGTGGCGGTCCCCTGCACAAGTTCCTGCTTGGGAAGAA GGAGGACATCCCCATCAGCAATGTAGCCGAGCTGCTGCACCAGGTGTCCATGGGGATGAAATACCTGGAGGAGAAAAACTTCGTGCACCGTGACCTGGCGGCCCGCAATGTCCTGCTGGTCAACCGGCACTACGCCAAGATCAGCGACTTCGGTCTCTCCAAGGCGTTGGGTGCTGATGACAGCTACTACACC GCCCGCTCGGCAGGGAAGTGGCCACTCAAATGGTATGCACCCGAGTGCTTCAACTTCCGCAAGTTCTCCAGCCGCAGTGATGTCTGGAGCTATGGGGTCACCATGTGGGAAGCCTTCTCCTATGGCCAGAAGCCCTACAAG AAGATGAAAGGCCCCGAGGTCATAAACTTCATCGAGCAGGGCAAGCGGATGGAGTGCCCGGCAGAATGTCCGCCTGAAATGTACGCGCTCATGAGTGACTGCTGGATCTACAA GTGGGAGGACCGCCCGGACTTCCAGGCCGTGGAGCAGCGCATGCGCACCTACTATTACAGCGTGGCAAGCAAAGCTGAAGGCCCCCCAGGGTGTGGAAAGGGGCCGGAGGCTGCTTCTGCTTGA